A single region of the Vicia villosa cultivar HV-30 ecotype Madison, WI linkage group LG4, Vvil1.0, whole genome shotgun sequence genome encodes:
- the LOC131599111 gene encoding serine carboxypeptidase-like 45 isoform X1, which translates to MNKKKNTKSFSCRACRDQKLVTLQSVFPILFQIQLISTIFILETLVKAGVRVLAFSGDQYSVIPFIGTEFLIEEMTKKIGLEITRPHESWFQGVQVAGWTQVYGNILTFATIKGAGHI; encoded by the exons ATgaacaagaaaaaaaatacaaaaagcttTTCATGCCGTGCTTGTAGGGATCAAAAGTTGGTCACCTTGCAGTCC GTTTTTCCTATATTATTCCAAATTCAGCTGATTTCAACCATCTTTATTCTAGAGACCCTTGTCAAGGCTGGTGTAAGGGTTCTAGCATTTAG TGGTGATCAATATTCTGTAATTCCATTTATTGGGACAGAGTTCTTGATAGAGGAAATGACCAAAAAAATTGGATTGGAAATCACAAGGCCGCATGAATCTTGGTTTCAAGGAGTGCAg GTGGCGGGATGGACCCAAGTATACGGGAATATTCTAACATTTGCGACAATAAAAGGCGCGGGTCATATTTAG
- the LOC131597134 gene encoding uncharacterized protein LOC131597134, with amino-acid sequence MEKFSNFIEMLEVVDLPVLGNKFTRINCSGKAKSIIDRILLSERIINLWKIVAQVTGNIDISDHRPVWVKARNVDWGPKPFRVFNCWYDHPEFVEFVKREWNSKHVQGSSAFVLKEKLKHLRDRLRWWNQRVFGWMDVKIKDDVDELNAIEEENMFISTQLNQDVCEKRRQIQHSIWKNLHYKESMLKHKARFLSKHHRVLWKEIKSKVKRHYEGRFKRLVRPRPKLQGLEFNRLSREDIALLSEEFSREEIKETEFNCEGDRSPGPDGFNVAFIKKCWDVVGNDIVRCVQDFHRKASLPRALAASFIALISKFDHPQGLEEYIPICLIGSIYKIISKLLEARLGKVIGKLTSKSQTTFLQGRQILDGVLVTNEIVDLANRSKKSCLLFKVDFAQAYDCVDWMFLKEMLLKMGFGHRWIKWMDAGVFNSNMSILVNESPSREFQAQRGLRQGDPLSPFLFTIVSEGLAGLVRQAIRGGVYSGFKISEDVSYGNSQTIQCWWGMGASQFLCCKINSIPFKFLGIMVGGNPRRLSFWNPIFDNMRAKLSPWIGRAKKGVDWISWSTVCMRKEDGWLGVKDMEKFNKASLTKWLWRFLKEEGAIWQGILEERYSLLYKRLLFKKLSGRHSLESIWWRDLMNIGDSSSAVGFTRNISIRIRDGSKVPFWSSRWLGRNALSCEFPNLFQVLDCEVKSVKEMGEWVNNQWKWRIVECESNLTQAELEEWGELRQLLLDVAPKWRQKDLFVWPLNGSGVFNVKDYYGSMVLEQTNMEEEPATKKAWSIVWKSWMPSKVKFFAWRLFKDRLATELVKRGIIENNDASFCVFGCQCRENIHHLFLSCGLVVGVWGKVY; translated from the exons ATGGAGAAGTTTTCAAACTTTATAGAAATGCTTGAGGTGGTGGATCTACCGGTGTTAGGGAACAAATTCACAAGGATAAATTGCAGCGGTAAAGCGAAGAGCATAATTGATAGAATCTTGCTTTCGGAAAGGATTATCAATCTGTGGAAGATCGTGGCTCAGGTGACGGGGAACATAGACATCTCAGACCATAGGCCTGTGTGGGTGAAAGCTAGAAATGTGGATTGGGGACCGAAACCATTCAGAGTGTTTAACTGTTGGTATGATCATCCGGAATTTGTAGAGTTTGTGAAGCGGGAATGGAATTCGAAGCACGTTCAAGGGAGCAGTGCATTTGTTCTAAAAGAAAAGCTGAAACATCTTAGGGATAGATTGAGATGGTGGAATCAAAGAGTATTTGGGTGGATGGATGTGAAGATAAAGGATGATGTAGACGAATTAAATGCAATAGAAGAGGAAAACATGTTCATTTCAACTCAGTTGAACCAAGATGTGTGCGAGAAAAGGAGACAAATTCAGCACAGTATATGGAAAAATCTCCACTACAAAGAGAGTATGCTGAAACACAAGGCAAGG TTTCTATCCAAACACCACAGGGTGTTGTGGAAGGAGATAAAAAGTAAGGTGAAGAGGCATTATGAAGGGAGATTCAAGAGGCTGGTTAGACCAAGACCGAAATTGCAAGGGCTGGAGTTTAATAGGCTCTCAAGGGAAGATATAGCATTGTTATCGGAGGAATTCTCAAGGGAGGAAATTAAAGAGACTGAGTTCAATTGCGAAGGGGACAGAAGTCCAGGGCCAGACGGTTTTAATGTTGCTTTCATCAAAAAATGCTGGGACGTGGTGGGGAATGATATAGTGAGGTGTGTTCAAGACTTCCATAGAAAAGCTTCTCTTCCAAGGGCATTAGCAGCTTCGTTCATTGCTCTAATTTCCAAATTTGATCATCCTCAAGGATTAGAGGAATATATACCTATCTGTTTGATTGGTAGCATATACAAAATAATATCCAAGCTCCTAGAAGCAAGATTAGGGAAAGTCATTGGCAAGTTGACATCAAAGTCTCAAACAACTTTCTTACAAGGTCGTCAGATCTTAGATGGTGTGTTAGTTACCAATGAGATTGTAGATTTGGCAAACAGATCAAAGAAGAGTTGTCTGTTGTTTAAAGTAGATTTCGCCCAAGCCTATGATTGTGTCGATTGGATGTTTTTAAAGGAGATGCTATTAAAGATGGGGTTCGGACACCGATGGATTAAATGGATGGATGCGGGAGTGTTTAATAGTAATATGTCAATCTTGGTGAACGAGAGTCCGTCAAGAGAATTTCAAGCTCAAAGGGGACTACGGCAAGGTGACCCGTTGTCACCATTTCTTTTCACTATTGTGTCTGAAGGACTTGCAGGACTGGTGAGACAGGCTATTAGAGGAGGAGTGTATAGTGGCTTCAAGATAAGTGAAGATGTGTCGTATGGCAATTCGCAGACGATACAGTGTTGGTGGGGGATG GGAGCAAGTCAATTTCTTTGTTGTAAAATTAATAGCATACCGTTTAAGTTTCTAGGGATAATGGTTGGTGGTAATCCGAGAAGATTAAGTTTCTGGAATCCAATTTTTGATAATATGAGGGCTAAGTTGTCTCCTTGGATTGGAAG GGCAAAAAAAGGTGTTGATTGGATAAGTTGGAGCACAGTTTGTATGAGGAAAGAAGATGGATGGTTAGGTGTAAAAGACATGGAAAAATTCAACAAGGCTTCGTTAACTAAGTGGCTATGGAGGTTCTTGAAGGAAGAGGGAGCAATATGGCAAGGGATTCTAGAGGAAAGGTATAGTCTTTTATATAAAAGATTATTATTTAAGAAACTAAGTGGTAGGCACTCCTTAGAATCAATATGGTGGAGAGACTTGATGAATATTGGTGATAGCAGTAGCGCTGTAGGATTCACTCGAAATATTTCAATTCGTATTCGCGATGGAAGCAAGGTGCCGTTTTGGAGCAGCAGATGGTTGGGTAGAAATGCATTGAGCTGTGAGTTTCCTAATCTGTTTCAGGTTCTGGATTGTGAAGTCAAAAGTGTGAAGGAAATGGGTGAGTGGGTGAACAATCAGTGGAAGTGGCGGATTGTGGAGTGTGAATCAAATCTGACCCAGGCAGAGTTAGAAGAATGGGGGGAGTTGAGACAGCTTCTATTAGATGTAGCACCTAAGTGGAGGCAGAAGGATTTATTTGTTTGGCCATTAAATGGATCGGGGGTGTTCAATGTAAAAGACTATTATGGGAGCATGGTTTTGGAACAAACAAATATGGAAGAGGAGCCTGCGACCAAAAAAGCTTGGTCAATAGTGTGGAAGTCATGGATGCCGTCAAAGGTCAAATTTTTTGCTTGGAGATTGTTCAAAGATAGATTGGCAACAGAGCTTGTAAAGAGAGGCATTATAGAAAACAATGATGCATCATTTTGTGTATTTGGCTGCCAATGTCgggaaaatattcatcatttgttcCTTTCTTGTGGTTTAGTAGTCGGGGTGTGGGGGAAAGTTTATTAG
- the LOC131599111 gene encoding serine carboxypeptidase-like 45 isoform X2, with the protein MNKKKNTKSFSCRACRDQKLVTLQSLISTIFILETLVKAGVRVLAFSGDQYSVIPFIGTEFLIEEMTKKIGLEITRPHESWFQGVQVAGWTQVYGNILTFATIKGAGHI; encoded by the exons ATgaacaagaaaaaaaatacaaaaagcttTTCATGCCGTGCTTGTAGGGATCAAAAGTTGGTCACCTTGCAGTCC CTGATTTCAACCATCTTTATTCTAGAGACCCTTGTCAAGGCTGGTGTAAGGGTTCTAGCATTTAG TGGTGATCAATATTCTGTAATTCCATTTATTGGGACAGAGTTCTTGATAGAGGAAATGACCAAAAAAATTGGATTGGAAATCACAAGGCCGCATGAATCTTGGTTTCAAGGAGTGCAg GTGGCGGGATGGACCCAAGTATACGGGAATATTCTAACATTTGCGACAATAAAAGGCGCGGGTCATATTTAG